A genomic stretch from Malus domestica chromosome 15, GDT2T_hap1 includes:
- the LOC103415240 gene encoding probable pectin methylesterase CGR2, whose translation MSRRAVGSTRRNGSFPFSGAFNSKSKSSPLLPIGLVVVGAILLIGYVYKGSGVLGGAKVVSRVEGDFSCTLEVQRAIPFLKKAYSGSMHRVLHIGPDTCSVVSALLKDEEIEAWGVEPYEIEDADRTCRSLVRKGIVRVADIKFHLPYKAKSFSLVIVSDALDYLSPKYLNRTLPELARVSSDGLVIFSGFPGQQKAKVSELSKFGRPAKMRSSSWWIRYFVQTSLEENEAANKKFEQATSKESYQPSCQVFHLNSYH comes from the exons ATGTCGAGGAGGGCGGTGGGATCCACGCGCCGCAATGGGAGCTTTCCGTTTTCCGGAGCCTTCAACTCTAAATCGAAGTCGTCGCCTTTGTTACCCATTGGCCTTGTAGTCGTG GGAGCCATTCTTCTAATCGGCTATGTTTATAAAGGATCAG GTGTCCTCGGGGGTGCCAAAGTAGTTAGTAGAGTTGAAG GAGACTTCTCATGCACGCTAGAAGTTCAGAGAGCAATACCTTTCCTAAAGAAAGCGTACAGTGGCAGCATGCACAGAGTTTTGCATATTGGCCCTGATACTTGTTCAGTTGTATCTGCATTGTTGAAAGATGAGGAAATTGAAGCATGGGGTGTAGAACCATATGAGATAGAGGATGCTGATAGGACTTGCAGGAGTCTTGTGCGCAAAGGCATTGTGCGGGTGGCTGATATAAAGTTCCATCTACCCTATAAAGCGAAGTCCTTTTCTCTTGTGATTGTCTCGGATGCTTTAGATTACCTCTCTCCGAAGTATCTGAACAGGACTCTTCCAGAATTGGCAAGGGTGTCTTCTGATGGCCTTGTTATTTTTTCAG GTTTTCCTGGCCAACAGAAAGCTAAGGTTTCTGAGCTATCCAAATTCGGACGTCCA GCCAAAATGCGAAGCTCCTCTTGGTGGATACGTTATTTTGTCCAGACCAGCTTAGAAGAAAACGAAGCTGCCAACAAGAAGTTCGAGCAGGCCACATCAAAGGAATCATACCAGCCAAGCTGCCAAGTGTTTCACCTTAACTCATATCACTAA
- the LOC103415266 gene encoding pentatricopeptide repeat-containing protein At3g49710-like — protein sequence MRNLGLDKDGFTISAVITGCGDDVGLLRQLHSVVVSGGFDSYVSVNNSLVTYYSRNGFLEEAKWVYLVMGEVRDEVPWNSMIVAYGQHRQGLKALGLFQEMVRRGFNVDMFTLVSVLTAFTCVEDLLGGLQFHAKLIKTGFHQKSHVGSGLIDLYSRCAGGMSECRKVSQEIPFPDLVLWNTMISGYSQNDEYSEDALHCSRQMQCVGLEPLNAAPYVVLSNIFAKAGKWEEVATIRKHMRDRGAKKKPGCSWIEVNTRVHVFVAEEIYHPMIKEIHEYLEEMSRKKKRAGYVPDL from the coding sequence ATGAGAAATTTGGGTCTTGACAAGGATGGGTTTACCATCTCTGCTGTGATCACGGGCTGTGGCGATGATGTCGGTTTGCTTAGGCAACTGCATTCCGTGGTCGTGTCAGGTGGCTTTGATTCATATGTTTCGGTAAACAATTCTCTTGTAACTTACTACAGCAGAAATGGGTTTTTGGAAGAGGCGAAGTGGGTGTACTTGGTGATGGGAGAGGTGAGAGATGAAGTGCCTTGGAATTCGATGATTGTGGCGTATGGCCAGCACCGCCAAGGACTGAAAGCGCTGGGATTGTTTCAGGAAATGGTTCGGAGGGGGTTCAATGTCGACATGTTTACATTGGTAAGTGTTTTGACTGCATTTACGTGTGTGGAGGACTTGTTGGGTGGACTTCAGTTTCATGCTAAGTTGATCAAAACTGGTTTCCACCAGAAGTCGCATGTTGGGAGTGGCTTGATTGATTTATATTCAAGGTGTGCTGGTGGCATGTCGGAATGCAGGAAAGTGTCTCAAGAGATCCCTTTTCCGGATTTGGTTCTTTGGAACACGATGATTTCTGGGTATTCTCAAAATGATGAGTACTCTGAAGATGCTCTTCATTGTTCCCGGCAAATGCAATGCGTCGGTCTGGAACCTCTAAATGCTGCTCCATACGTAGTGCTGTCAAATATATTTGCTAAAGCAGGCAAATGGGAAGAGGTAGCAACAATTAGAAAGCATATGCGAGATAGAGGAGCGAAGAAGAAACCAGGTTGTAGTTGGATCGAGGTGAATACGAGGGTACATGTTTTTGTGGCTGAAGAGATTTACCACCCGATGATCAAAGAAATTCACGAATACTTGGAGGAGATGTCAAGGAAGAAGAAGCGAGCGGGCTATGTGCCTGATTTATGA